The Pseudomonas asiatica sequence GCCTGGTCATGGTGCACGTAGTGGAACTCGGCGACCGAGGTATAGCCGGCCTTGAGCATTTCGATGTACAGCTGGCGGGCGATGACCTGCAGCTGCTCTGGACTGATCTGGCCGACCAGGCGGTACATCAGGTCGCGCCAGGTCCAGAAACTGTCGTTGGGGTTGCCGGCGACTTCCGCCAGCCCTGCCATGGCGCGCTGGAAGGCATGCGAGTGCAAGTTGGGCATGCCGGGCAGCAGCGGGCCGGCCAGCCGCTCGGCGCCTTCGGCCGAGGCACCCGGTTCGATGCGGGCCACATGGCCATCACTGGTGACCTCGATGCGGACATGGCTAGCCCAACCCGTGGGTAGCAGGGCGCGTTCGGCGAAGTAGGCGGACATCGGTGAAAATCCTGTTATTATTAACTTGTATATACATATACAGGCGTTTGCCTGCCGGGTAAACTGCGGCAAGCTACCGCTCATTCCATTTGCACAAGGATCCAACGCCGTGCCGACACCTCCTGTCTCCGCGCTGGTTGCCCAGATGGGCGAGGGCCCGGCTCCGCTTTACGCCCGGGTCAAACAGATGATCATCCAGCAGATCGACAACGGCAGCTGGCCACCGCATCACCGGGTACCCTCGGAGAGCGAACTGGTCAGTGAGCTGGGCTTCAGCCGCATGACCATCAACCGCGCCCTGCGCGAGCTCACTGCCGAAGGCCTGCTGGTGCGCATGCAAGGGGTCGGTACCTTCGTGGCCGAGCCCAAGGGGCGTTCGGCGCTGTTCGAGGTCAACAACATTGCCGACGAAATTGCCGCGCGTGGCCACCAGCATAGCTGCCAGGTGATCACCCTCACCGAGGAAACGGCCGGTTCCGAGCGGGCCCTGGCCCTGGATATGCGCGAAGGCCAGCGAGTGTTCCACTCGCTGATCGTGCATTTCGAGAACGGCGTGCCGGTGCAGATCGAGGACCGCTACGTCAATGCGGCGATTGCCCCCGACTACCTCAAGCAGGACTTCACCCGGCAGACGCCATACGCCTACCTGTCGCAGGTGGCGCCGCTGACCGAGGGTGAGCACGTGGTAGAGGCAATCCTGGCCGAGCCGGAAGAATGCCGCCTGTTGCAGATCGAGAGGGGCGAGCCCTGCCTGCTGATCCGCCGTCGCACCTGGTCCGGCCGCCAGCCGGTGACTGCCGCGCGGCTGATCCACCCCGGTTCCCGTCATCGCCTGGAAGGACGTTTCAGTAAATGAGTCAGCTGCAGTTGTTGCGTGCGCAGGGCTACCCGCGCATGCCGTGGAAGAACGGTGGCGGTTTCACCGAAGAGATTACCCGCGACAGTGGCGAAGGCCTGGACGGCTTTGGCTGGCGCTTGTCGATTGCCGATATCGAGGAGT is a genomic window containing:
- the hutC gene encoding histidine utilization repressor, encoding MGEGPAPLYARVKQMIIQQIDNGSWPPHHRVPSESELVSELGFSRMTINRALRELTAEGLLVRMQGVGTFVAEPKGRSALFEVNNIADEIAARGHQHSCQVITLTEETAGSERALALDMREGQRVFHSLIVHFENGVPVQIEDRYVNAAIAPDYLKQDFTRQTPYAYLSQVAPLTEGEHVVEAILAEPEECRLLQIERGEPCLLIRRRTWSGRQPVTAARLIHPGSRHRLEGRFSK